Proteins encoded in a region of the Vicia villosa cultivar HV-30 ecotype Madison, WI linkage group LG5, Vvil1.0, whole genome shotgun sequence genome:
- the LOC131607262 gene encoding histone H2A.1-like, with protein MDANTKVKKGAGGRKGGGPRKKSVTRSVRAGLQFPVGRIGRFLKKGRYAQRVGTGAPVYLAAVLEYLAAEVLELAGNAARDNKKNRISPRHLCLAVRNDEELGKLLAGVTIAHGGVLPNINPVLLPKRNESASSKEPKSPKAKKSPKKA; from the exons ATGGACGCAAACACAAAGGTGAAGAAAGGAGCCGGAGGGAGGAAAGGAGGAGGACCAAGGAAGAAATCGGTGACGAGATCCGTGAGAGCCGGACTTCAATTTCCCGTCGGAAGAATCGGCCGTTTTTTGAAGAAAGGTAGATACGCTCAGCGTGTTGGTACCGGTGCTCCTGTTTACCTAGCAGCTGTTCTTGAATATCTTGCTGCCGAG GTTCTTGAGTTGGCTGGAAATGCAGCACGCGATAACAAGAAAAATAGGATTAGTCCAAGACATTTGTGTTTAGCTGTGAGGAATGATGAAGAGCTTGGGAAACTGCTTGCTGGTGTTACGATTGCTCATGGTGGTGTTCTTCCTAATATTAACCCTGTGCTTTTACCTAAGAGGAATGAAAGTGCTTCTTCTAAAGAGCCTAAATCTCCCAAGGCCAAGAAGTCTCCTAAGAAAGCTTAG
- the LOC131607261 gene encoding histone H2A.1-like has protein sequence MDASTKVKKGAGGRKGGGPRKKSVTRSVRAGLQFPVGRIGRFLKKGRYAQRVGTGAPVYLAAVLEYLAAEVLELAGNAARDNKKNRISPRHLLLAVRNDEELGKLLAGVTIAHGGVLPNINPVLLPKRNENAASSAKEAKSPKAKKSPKKA, from the exons ATGGATGCAAGCACAAAGGTGAAGAAAGGAGCAGGAGGAAGGAAAGGAGGAGGACCAAGGAAGAAATCGGTAACAAGATCCGTCAGAGCCGGACTTCAATTTCCCGTCGGAAGAATCGGCCGATTTTTGAAGAAAGGCAGATACGCTCAGCGTGTTGGCACTGGCGCTCCTGTTTACCTAGCAGCTGTTCTTGAATATCTTGCTGCCGAG gtTCTTGAGTTGGCTGGAAATGCGGCACGTGATAACAAGAAGAATAGGATAAGTCCAAGACATTTGTTGTTAGCTGTGAGGAATGATGAAGAACTTGGAAAATTACTTGCTGGTGTTACCATTGCTCATGGTGGTGTTCTTCCTAATATCAACCCTGTTCTTTTGCCAAAGAGGAATGAAAATGCTGCTTCTTCTGCTAAGGAGGCTAAGTCTCCTAAGGCCAAGAAATCTCCTAAGAAAGCTTAG
- the LOC131602378 gene encoding aspartate aminotransferase, mitochondrial: MAIRNVLNRKFLNQSSVTGARFMSSWFRNIEQAPKDPILGVTEAFLADQSPNKINVGVGAYRDDNGKPVVLGCVREAEKRIAGNQFMEYLPMGGSLHMVQESLKLAYGENSEFIKDKRIAAVQALSGTGACRLFAAFQQRFHPNSQIYIPVPTWSNHHNIWRDAGVPIKTFRYYHPESKGLDFSGLLEDIKNAPSGSFFLLHACAHNPTGVDPSEEQWREISSQIKAKGHFPLFDMAYQGFASGNPERDAKAIRIFLDDGHSIGLAQSFAKNMGLYGQRVGCLSLLCEDEKQAVAVKSQLQLISRPMYSNPPLHGALVVSTVLGDPELKKQWLTEVKVMADRIIGMRTALRENLENLGSPLPWNHITNQIGMFCYSGMTPEQVDRLTSEFHIYMTRNGRISMAGINSGNVGYIANAIHEVTKSA, encoded by the exons ATGGCTATTCGCAATGTTCTCAACAGAAAATTCCTCAACCAGAGCTCCGTTACCGGAGCTAGATTCATGTCTTCGTGGTTCAGAAACATCGAACAGGCTCCCAAGGATCCGATCCTCGGAGTTACCGAAGCTTTTCTCGCTGATCAGAGTCCTAACAAAATCAATGTTGGAGTA GGTGCATATCGCGATGACAACGGAAAACCAGTGGTTTTGGGATGTGTTAGAGAAGCAGAGAAGAGAATTGCAGGAAACCAATTCAT GGAGTATCTTCCTATGGGTGGAAGCTTACATATGGTTCAAGAATCACTGAAGCTGGCATATGGAGAGAACTCTGAGTTCATCAAGGATAAAAGAATAGCTGCAGTTCAGGCTTTATCAGGGACTGGTGCATGTCGACTTTTTGCCGCATTTCAACAGCGCTTTCATCCCAACTCTCAAATTTATATACCAGTTCCCACTTGGTCCAA CCACCATAACATTTGGAGAGATGCTGGAGTGCCTATAAAGACATTCCGTTACTATCATCCCGAGTCTAAAGGACTGGATTTTTCTGGACTGCTGGAGGACATTAAG AATGCTCCCAGTGGTTCCTTCTTTTTGCTTCATGCTTGTGCTCACAATCCTACTGGGGTAGATCCTTCAGAAGAACAATGGCGAGAGATCTCTTCCCAAATAAAG GCTAAAGGTCATTTCCCTTTGTTTGACATGGCATATCAAGGTTTTGCTAGTGGCAATCCAGAAAGAGATGCAAAAGCCATCAGGATTTTCCTCGATGATGGTCATTCAATAGGACTTGCCCAATCATTCGCAAAAAATATGGGACTGTATGGCCAGAGAGTAGGATGCCTTAG CTTGCTTTGCGAAGATGAAAAACAAGCTGTGGCAGTAAAAAGCCAGTTGCAGTTGATTTCCAGACCCATGTACAGTAATCCACCTCTTCATGGAGCACTTGTTGTTTCAACTGTCCTTGGTGATCCAGAGTTGAAGAAGCAATGGCTCACAGAAGTTAAG GTTATGGCTGACCGCATCATTGGAATGAGGACTGCACTACGAGAGAACTTGGAAAATCTAGGGTCTCCTTTGCCATGGAACCACATAACCAATCAG ATTGGCATGTTCTGCTACAGCGGTATGACACCAGAGCAAGTTGATCGTTTGACAAGCGAGTTTCACATTTACATGACTCGCAATGGCCGTATAAG TATGGCTGGTATTAATTCGGGCAACGTTGGATATATCGCTAATGCTATCCACGAGGTTACAAAATCAGCTTAG
- the LOC131602377 gene encoding uncharacterized protein LOC131602377 — protein sequence MASLKLLLSQARRHCFTNHPSHFHSPLSHSFFSQTRSFSSSESNPSTPPFEPIPIQPVSYPVKPQDPPPPEPQLSSDAAPSLTQPPPPLKSADGPEPPRAWTREDIRYVKDAPSITPVSYPVRVAPLPDDKGPAENDEMEKERKRIEAEDQLRKKMLKATEDEKLKVPFPLLIKPKLKEKPPLFDLSEAIRQVKANAKAKFDETVEAHIRLGIDSKRTELAVRGTVILPHGAPKAVTVAVFAEGAEAEEAKAAGADIVGGKELIEEIANGSNKLKVDKCFSTPGMAPHLGKIAQYLRKRRLMPDKKLGTLTSDIAGQLKELRQGRIEFKMESKSILHAGVGKVSYKEESLRENIGAFMNAVLQAKPAGLKKTSKYAGYVLSVHICSTIGPGIPVSIQSLSKAADNYKKAHMV from the exons ATGGCGTCACTGAAGCTTCTCCTCTCTCAAGCTCGCCGCCACTGCTTCACCAACCACCCTTCCCATTTCCACTCTCCCCTTTCTCATTCCTTCTTCTCTCAAACCAGATCCTTTTCTTCATCCGAATCAAATCCTTCAACCCCACCTTTCGAACCCATTCCAATCCAACCCGTTTCCTACCCCGTTAAACCCCAAGACCCACCTCCACCGGAGCCTCAACTCTCCTCCGACGCCGCCCCATCCCTCACTCAACCTCCCCCACCTCTTAAATCAGCGGACGGTCCCGAACCACCTCGAGCATGGACGCGCGAAGATATTCGGTACGTGAAGGACGCCCCGTCGATTACTCCGGTGTCTTACCCTGTTCGGGTAGCTCCACTTCCGGACGATAAGGGTCCGGCTGAGAACGATGAAATGGAGAAGGAGAGGAAGAGAATTGAGGCGGAGGATCAGCTTAGGAAGAAGATGCTTAAAGCTACCGAAGATGAAAAGTTGAAGGTGCCTTTTCCTTTGCTGATAAAGCCCAAGCTGAAGGAGAAACCCCCTCTTTTTGATTTGTCTGAGGCCATTCGCCAAGTTAAG GCCAATGCCAAGGCAAAGTTTGACGAAACTGTTGAAGCACATATAAGATTGGGCATCGATTCCAAGCGAACAGAACTG GCAGTTCGTGGTACAGTGATTCTGCCTCATGGTGCCCCTAAG GCCGTCACTGTGGCTGTTTTTGCAGAAGGGGCAGAGGCAGAAGAAGCAAAAGCTGCAGGAGCTGATATAGTTGGTGGTAAAGAGCTTATTGAAGAGATTGCTA ATGGTAGTAATAAGCTCAAAGTTGACAAGTGCTTCTCCACTCCTGGAATGGCACCTCATCTTGGAAAG ATAGCACAATATCTCAGAAAGCGCAGACTGATGCCAGACAAGAAG CTAGGTACTTTGACTAGTGATATTGCTGGGCAGTTAAAAGAGCTAAGACAGGGTCGTATTGAGTTTAAAATGGAAAGTAAATCAATTTTGCATGCGGGAGTTGGAAAG GTAAGCTACAAAGAAGAGTCTTTACGGGAGAATATTGGTGCATTTATGAATGCTGTATTGCAAGCAAAGCCTGCTGGCTTAAAAAAGA CTTCTAAATATGCCGGGTATGTGCTGTCAGTCCATATATGCAGCACG ATTGGCCCAGGGATACCTGTATCAATTCAATCATTATCCAAAGCAGCAGATAACTATAAGAAAGCGCATATGGTATGA